One Ranitomeya variabilis isolate aRanVar5 chromosome 4, aRanVar5.hap1, whole genome shotgun sequence genomic window, agggggtgagtgatctacgtgaaagtgctgagtttaaTATGGGGTTACTCTTTTTGTTCTAGGGGAGAAAAAGTACAGGCAAAactaagcacaaggaatgtgccatatgttcagacgagctgccttcctcctgggagaagagactatgcagcgtttgtataaaaaagacgattcaggaggaaaccccatcatttgCCTCAGAATTAAAGTCATTAATAAAAAGccaggtggaaagtgccattaaagacattaaaaccacaaagaaaaaacataaaaaaagacctGAGTTCCCTGAGTCTAGTGCGGACAAGTCAGAAAGCGAGTTATCCGACTCAAATGATTCGTCAGCCtctgacacctcttcagtatcctctgagggggggcgcagttgcttccctatcgaggaaacagacgctttagtgaaagcggtcagagcaacaatggggttagtagatgagcgacctaaaagaacagcacaggacataatgttcagcggtctggaacaaaaaagaaaaagagcatttccagtaaatgagaaaattcactctctaattaaaagagaatggagaaagccagacaaaaaagctctcctGACCCCCAAAAGAAAGtacccgtttgatgacccagcctgctcgtcctggagtaaggcaccaaagttagatgtggccatagcaaaggcctcaaaaaagtttgccctaccattcgaggacatgggtaccttaaaagacccgatggacaaaaaagccgaggttttcttaaaaaactcctgggaagcggcaggaggcgggcttaaaccagctgtcgcggccacctgcacggcccgtgcgctaatggtgtggctcgaacacttggattcccaattaaaggagaaagtctcaagagacacaattcaaaaatcagtgtccgtaatgaaaggtgcagcagcctttttggcggatgcatCGGTAGATTCGGCCAGATtagcagccagggctgccgccttctcaaacgccgcaagacgtgctctgtggctaaaatgttggccaggggaccttcaaACAAAAACGATACTGtgttcaataccctgtgagggTGAATTCTTGTTCGGTGCAACGCTAGATGATatcctcgagaaagccgaggacaagaaaaagtctttccctggtttccccaaccagtcttacagacgttcctttcgaaataaaaaatttatgcggagaaaacctccgaaagggaacaaagaaacatgggaggacaaaagaaacaaaaccagaggtttcctattcaacaaacccactcccgataataaaaaaactcaatgaaggtgtcccccaggttggTGGGAGACTGACCgggtttcttccagcctgggaaaaaatttcaagcagtccctggatactaggcatagtacgagaagggctcaagctaaagttccgcattccccccaacAACCTCTTTATGGTGACACCGcagagacagtctcaagaacagtcggctctccaggaagaaattctaggcctagtccagaaggaagtcttacaggaagtcccacaccaggaaagaggcatgggcttctac contains:
- the LOC143768225 gene encoding uncharacterized protein LOC143768225 gives rise to the protein MSENEQQVMQEAVQRSPEQAQVQRRLHLQQQRKGNSSSVQRSSSGRSESQRSRGSAKTTRPATIPADTVPRPETGRKSTGKTKHKECAICSDELPSSWEKRLCSVCIKKTIQEETPSFASELKSLIKSQVESAIKDIKTTKKKHKKRPEFPESSADKSESELSDSNDSSASDTSSVSSEGGRSCFPIEETDALVKAVRATMGLVDERPKRTAQDIMFSGLEQKRKRAFPVNEKIHSLIKREWRKPDKKALLTPKRKYPFDDPACSSWSKAPKLDVAIAKASKKFALPFEDMGTLKDPMDKKAEVFLKNSWEAAGGGLKPAVAATCTARALMVWLEHLDSQLKEKVSRDTIQKSVSVMKGAAAFLADASVDSARLAARAAAFSNAARRALWLKCWPGDLQTKTILCSIPFYEAPGISSILNIGVDFLRKVTVETELSRMEKQQRNHQKIHSNLVTSPVNRLEWSG